From a single Wenzhouxiangella sp. XN24 genomic region:
- a CDS encoding acetyl-CoA C-acetyltransferase has product MAKSRSASYASPAYVVDGARTPFLKARGRPGPFSASDLALSAGRSLLARQPIAPDQLDEVILGCAMPSPDEPNIGRIVALRLGCGNKVPGFTVMRNCASAMQALDSAVRNIWLGRADMVLAGGTEAMSRAPVLFNEDMVNWLADLARAKAPLDKALHMTRLRPKHLAPDIALIKGLTDPIVGMNMGQTCEVIAQRFGISREEMDRFAARSHHRLAEAFDEGRMDEEVVTLYDPSGRTYEEDDGLRRDSSEEKLATLKPFFDRRVGQVTAGNSSQITDGAALLLLASEAAVKKHKLEVLGTIEDTEWAALDPAEMGLGPAHASAPLLQRHGLGIDDVDYWEINEAFAGQVLAVIEALADPEYSRRELGLDDALGRIDEAKLNIDGGAVATGHPVGASGARIVLHALKVLERQGGGTAVASLCIGGGQGGAMLLKGTAGETS; this is encoded by the coding sequence ATGGCCAAATCCCGCTCAGCGTCCTACGCGAGCCCCGCCTACGTGGTGGATGGCGCGCGGACGCCCTTTCTGAAAGCCCGCGGTCGACCAGGACCCTTCAGCGCTTCCGACCTGGCGCTGAGCGCCGGACGTTCGCTCCTCGCCCGCCAGCCGATCGCGCCCGACCAGCTCGACGAGGTCATTCTCGGCTGTGCGATGCCCAGCCCCGACGAGCCGAATATCGGCCGCATCGTGGCGCTGCGCCTGGGATGCGGCAACAAGGTGCCGGGCTTCACCGTGATGCGCAACTGCGCGTCCGCCATGCAGGCCCTGGACTCCGCGGTGCGTAACATCTGGCTGGGACGGGCCGACATGGTGCTGGCCGGGGGCACCGAGGCGATGAGCCGGGCACCCGTGCTGTTCAACGAGGACATGGTCAACTGGCTGGCCGACCTGGCCCGCGCCAAGGCACCGCTGGACAAGGCATTGCACATGACGCGCCTCCGGCCGAAACACCTGGCGCCCGACATCGCCCTGATCAAGGGGCTCACCGACCCCATCGTGGGCATGAACATGGGCCAGACCTGCGAGGTGATCGCGCAGCGCTTCGGTATTTCCCGCGAGGAAATGGACCGCTTCGCCGCGCGCAGCCACCACCGTCTCGCGGAGGCCTTCGACGAGGGTCGGATGGACGAGGAAGTCGTGACGCTTTACGACCCTTCGGGGCGCACTTACGAGGAAGACGACGGCCTGCGCCGCGACAGCTCGGAAGAGAAACTCGCGACCCTGAAGCCGTTCTTCGATCGGCGCGTCGGCCAGGTCACCGCCGGCAACAGTTCGCAGATCACCGACGGCGCGGCGTTGCTGCTGCTGGCCAGCGAAGCGGCGGTGAAAAAGCACAAGCTCGAGGTGCTGGGCACGATCGAGGACACCGAATGGGCCGCGCTCGACCCCGCCGAGATGGGTCTCGGGCCGGCCCACGCCTCCGCGCCTTTGCTGCAACGACACGGGCTGGGGATCGATGACGTCGATTACTGGGAGATCAACGAGGCCTTTGCCGGCCAGGTGCTGGCGGTCATCGAGGCGCTCGCGGATCCGGAGTACTCGCGCCGGGAACTCGGTCTCGACGACGCGCTGGGTCGGATCGACGAGGCGAAGCTCAATATCGACGGCGGCGCAGTCGCGACGGGACATCCCGTGGGCGCGAGCGGCGCCCGCATCGTGCTGCACGCGTTGAAAGTGCTCGAGCGCCAGGGCGGCGGCACGGCGGTCGCATCCCTGTGCATCGGGGGCGGCCAGGGCGGCGCCATGCTCCTCAAGGGCACGGCTGGAGAAACGTCATGA
- a CDS encoding 3-hydroxyacyl-CoA dehydrogenase NAD-binding domain-containing protein: MNESVKHWNLRRDEDGIAWLCFDKAGASTNVLSRDVMSELNDQLAGLEKDLPKAVVVCSGKKSGFVAGADIKEFTELKDADQAYEMVRAGQKVLDRLEALKCPTIALINGFALGGGLELALACRYRILNDDPKTVIGLPEVKLGIHPGFGGTVRSVQLAGPLKAMDMMLSGKNLRPKQARAIGLVDQIVPARHLERAARMMALKPPKRRQLPLQERLMNLTPARKVLAGVLEKQVAKKARRDHYPAPYAIIDLWKDYGDKPALMMEKEARSIAALFCTDTSRNLVRVFLLQDKLKALGGKTKHSFRHVHVVGAGVMGGDIAAWCALRGMNVTLQDREPKYIAPVIKRAQKLYEKKLRDPRLVQAALDRLMPDVDGRGVPDADVVIEAIYEDADAKKALFRSVEPRMKPGAILATNTSSIRLEDLRDALEKPDRLIGLHFFNPVAMMPLVEIIHTRETPREEIDKGIAFARKIDKLPLPCLSSPGFVVNRVLMPYMMEALLAGEDGVPLGVIDSAAKRFGMPMGPVELADTVGLDVALHVARILGAAYGIPVPDRLVEMVEKKRLGRKTGRGFYEWKDGKPVKPSAKDESPPQDLADRLVLPMVNEAVAVWRDGVVEDLDLLDAGIIFGTGFAPFRGGPINFARARGVADVVDSLKRLEERYGERFEPDAGWKEIAS; the protein is encoded by the coding sequence ATGAACGAATCAGTGAAGCATTGGAACCTGCGCCGCGACGAGGACGGCATCGCCTGGCTCTGTTTCGACAAGGCCGGGGCATCCACCAACGTCCTTTCGCGGGACGTGATGAGCGAGCTGAACGATCAGCTGGCGGGCCTCGAAAAAGACCTGCCCAAGGCCGTGGTGGTCTGCTCCGGCAAGAAATCAGGTTTCGTCGCCGGCGCGGACATCAAGGAATTCACCGAGCTCAAGGATGCCGACCAGGCCTACGAGATGGTGCGCGCCGGGCAAAAAGTCCTCGATCGTCTCGAAGCGCTGAAGTGCCCCACGATCGCCCTGATCAACGGTTTCGCGCTCGGGGGCGGACTCGAGCTCGCCCTGGCGTGCCGCTACCGGATCCTCAACGACGATCCCAAGACCGTGATCGGCCTGCCGGAAGTGAAGCTCGGGATTCACCCCGGCTTCGGCGGCACGGTGCGCTCGGTCCAGCTGGCCGGCCCGCTCAAGGCCATGGACATGATGCTGAGCGGCAAGAACCTCAGGCCCAAGCAGGCGCGCGCCATCGGTCTCGTCGACCAGATCGTGCCGGCCCGGCACCTCGAGCGGGCCGCTCGCATGATGGCGCTGAAGCCGCCCAAGCGCCGGCAGCTGCCCCTCCAGGAGCGGCTCATGAACCTGACCCCCGCACGCAAGGTGCTCGCGGGGGTGCTGGAAAAGCAGGTCGCCAAGAAAGCGCGCCGCGATCATTATCCGGCCCCCTACGCCATCATCGACCTGTGGAAGGACTACGGCGACAAGCCCGCGCTGATGATGGAAAAGGAGGCGCGTTCCATCGCCGCGCTGTTCTGCACCGACACCTCGCGTAATCTCGTTCGCGTGTTCCTGCTGCAGGACAAGCTCAAGGCGCTCGGCGGCAAGACGAAACACAGCTTCCGGCATGTCCACGTGGTCGGCGCAGGCGTCATGGGCGGCGATATCGCCGCGTGGTGCGCCCTGCGGGGGATGAACGTGACCCTGCAGGATCGCGAGCCGAAGTACATCGCGCCCGTCATCAAGCGGGCGCAGAAACTGTACGAGAAGAAGTTGCGTGATCCGCGCCTCGTCCAGGCGGCTCTCGACCGGCTGATGCCGGACGTAGACGGCCGGGGCGTGCCGGACGCGGACGTCGTGATCGAGGCCATCTACGAGGATGCGGACGCCAAGAAAGCGTTGTTCCGCTCCGTCGAACCGCGCATGAAGCCGGGCGCGATTCTTGCGACCAACACCTCCAGCATCCGCCTGGAAGACCTGCGGGACGCACTGGAAAAGCCGGATCGCCTGATCGGCCTGCATTTCTTCAATCCCGTGGCGATGATGCCGCTGGTCGAGATCATTCACACGCGCGAGACGCCGCGTGAGGAGATCGACAAGGGCATCGCGTTCGCTCGCAAGATCGACAAGCTGCCCCTGCCCTGCCTGAGCTCGCCGGGCTTCGTCGTCAACCGGGTGCTGATGCCCTACATGATGGAGGCCCTGCTGGCCGGTGAGGACGGCGTGCCGCTCGGGGTGATCGACTCTGCGGCCAAGCGTTTCGGCATGCCCATGGGCCCGGTGGAACTCGCGGATACCGTGGGTCTCGACGTGGCGTTGCACGTCGCCCGGATTCTCGGCGCCGCCTACGGCATCCCGGTGCCTGACCGGCTCGTCGAGATGGTCGAGAAAAAACGCCTGGGCCGCAAGACCGGGCGCGGCTTCTACGAATGGAAGGACGGCAAGCCGGTCAAGCCGTCTGCCAAGGACGAAAGCCCGCCCCAGGATCTCGCCGACCGGCTGGTGTTGCCGATGGTCAACGAGGCGGTGGCCGTGTGGCGGGACGGCGTGGTGGAGGATCTCGATCTGCTCGATGCCGGGATCATCTTCGGCACCGGCTTCGCCCCGTTCCGGGGCGGGCCGATCAATTTCGCGCGCGCCCGCGGGGTGGCTGACGTGGTCGACTCGCTGAAGCGTCTCGAGGAACGCTACGGAGAGCGTTTCGAGCCGGATGCCGGTTGGAAGGAGATCGCCTCCTGA
- the mltG gene encoding endolytic transglycosylase MltG, which translates to MAGLMRILLGMAAVAILAAAAGAWWAWQQLEAPGPSGEAVIVDIPPGSSLAGISRRLEGEGVIRHAMLFEWYGRVSGLATQVRAGEYRFPAHDTPREVMARLVSGETVLHSLTVIEGWTYAQMRAAIAAHPAIRHTLDEASDETVMTRLGRPGEHPEGWFLPETYRFPRGTSDLELLRTAHQAMVEALQDAWETRRDALPLESPYEALILASIVEKETGLAEERGRVAGVFIRRLERGMRLQTDPTVAYGVGPGFEGRLRRVHLQTDTPYNTYTRHGLPPTPIALPGKAALAAAVQPVDGPWLYFVATGRPDGSHYFSTTLAEHNRAVQKYLETLRARRQAE; encoded by the coding sequence GTGGCTGGCCTGATGCGCATCCTGCTCGGCATGGCGGCCGTGGCGATCCTCGCGGCGGCCGCGGGCGCCTGGTGGGCCTGGCAGCAGCTCGAGGCGCCCGGTCCCTCGGGCGAGGCGGTGATCGTGGATATCCCACCGGGTAGCTCGCTGGCCGGAATCTCGCGCCGCCTGGAAGGCGAGGGCGTGATACGCCATGCCATGCTGTTCGAGTGGTATGGGCGCGTTTCCGGCCTCGCGACCCAGGTGCGGGCGGGCGAATACCGTTTCCCGGCCCACGACACTCCGCGCGAGGTGATGGCCCGGCTGGTCAGCGGAGAGACCGTCCTGCATTCGCTGACGGTCATCGAGGGCTGGACCTACGCCCAGATGCGCGCCGCGATCGCTGCGCACCCGGCCATCCGCCATACGCTCGACGAGGCCTCGGACGAGACCGTGATGACCCGCCTCGGACGCCCGGGAGAACACCCCGAGGGCTGGTTTCTCCCGGAAACCTACCGCTTTCCCCGCGGAACCAGCGATCTCGAACTGCTGCGCACCGCGCACCAGGCGATGGTCGAGGCCCTGCAGGATGCGTGGGAGACGCGCCGCGATGCACTGCCGCTCGAGTCGCCCTACGAAGCGCTCATCCTGGCGTCCATCGTGGAAAAGGAAACGGGCCTGGCGGAGGAACGGGGACGCGTGGCGGGCGTGTTCATCCGGCGCCTGGAGCGCGGCATGCGCCTGCAGACCGATCCGACGGTCGCCTACGGTGTCGGGCCCGGCTTCGAGGGCCGCCTGCGGCGCGTGCACCTGCAGACCGACACGCCTTACAACACCTATACCCGTCATGGCTTGCCGCCGACGCCGATCGCGTTGCCCGGAAAAGCCGCGCTCGCGGCCGCCGTGCAACCGGTCGATGGTCCCTGGCTGTACTTCGTGGCGACGGGCCGGCCGGACGGCAGCCATTATTTTTCCACCACGCTGGCCGAGCACAACCGGGCCGTGCAAAAGTATCTTGAGACATTGCGTGCGCGGAGGCAGGCCGAATGA
- a CDS encoding TetR/AcrR family transcriptional regulator, which translates to MTSLIDSTKDRILAAAEELFAHTGVARTSLRAITALARVNLAAVNYHFGSKEGLVEEVYRRRLEPLNRARLENLDRLEKRARKPTLEEVLEAFMSPVSQIARDPAQGGPTVMRLLGQSHTEAEESFKSWFVGEYRQVLERYHSALCRLLPEVPPEDVRWRMQFLVGALSYPVAEGHLVELASGESAVNDDVSQLIERLLPFVAAGFRVVPEQNKTRRRAPRRRSTANRKRQE; encoded by the coding sequence TTGACCAGCCTGATCGACTCCACCAAGGACCGCATCCTTGCGGCCGCAGAAGAGCTATTCGCCCACACCGGCGTGGCGCGCACCTCGTTGCGGGCGATCACCGCCCTCGCCCGGGTCAACCTCGCGGCGGTCAACTACCATTTCGGTTCCAAGGAGGGACTCGTCGAGGAGGTCTACAGGCGTCGGCTGGAGCCGCTCAATCGCGCTCGCCTCGAGAACCTGGACCGCCTCGAGAAACGGGCGCGCAAGCCGACGCTGGAAGAGGTGCTCGAGGCCTTCATGAGTCCCGTGTCGCAGATCGCCCGTGATCCGGCGCAGGGTGGACCGACCGTCATGCGCCTGTTGGGCCAGAGCCACACGGAGGCCGAAGAGTCCTTCAAGTCCTGGTTCGTGGGCGAGTATCGCCAGGTGCTCGAACGCTATCACTCGGCCTTGTGCCGCCTGCTGCCCGAGGTCCCGCCCGAGGATGTCCGCTGGCGCATGCAGTTCCTCGTAGGGGCGCTCAGCTATCCGGTGGCCGAGGGTCACCTGGTCGAGCTGGCGTCCGGGGAGTCCGCCGTGAACGACGATGTCAGCCAGCTCATCGAACGCCTGCTGCCGTTCGTGGCGGCCGGCTTCCGGGTCGTCCCCGAACAGAACAAGACCCGCCGCCGCGCCCCGCGCCGGCGGTCCACCGCAAATCGGAAACGTCAGGAGTAG
- the pabC gene encoding aminodeoxychorismate lyase gives MLVDGLPAAAVPATDRGLNYGDGLFETLRLHRGRVCLLDRHLHRLRAGCVRLALPYPGDGVLREDIERLAGEQAGDAVLRLVLTRGDGGRGYTPPAQAQGRRIVALHPLPPIGPDALRLGLCTTRLGRNTALAGLKHLNRLEQVLAAAEVAAAGWDEGLMLDETGLVIEATRHNVFFLRAGRICTPPLAHAGVAGVMRQLVIETAAAMGMGGDERPLRYDELHEIDSLFLCNAVAGPRRVTGIGTRSYEQGDALERLRPGLVERGVAWLA, from the coding sequence ATGCTCGTCGACGGCCTGCCGGCCGCCGCCGTGCCCGCCACGGATCGCGGGCTGAACTACGGCGACGGCCTGTTCGAGACGCTGCGCCTGCATCGGGGCCGGGTCTGCCTGCTCGACCGGCATCTGCACAGGCTGCGCGCGGGCTGCGTGCGACTCGCACTTCCTTACCCGGGGGACGGCGTGCTACGCGAAGATATCGAGCGACTGGCCGGCGAGCAGGCCGGGGATGCCGTATTGCGGCTCGTCCTCACTCGCGGCGACGGCGGGCGCGGCTACACACCACCAGCCCAGGCGCAGGGCCGGCGTATCGTTGCTCTTCATCCGCTGCCGCCGATCGGGCCGGATGCTTTGCGGCTGGGACTGTGCACGACCCGGCTGGGTCGCAACACGGCACTGGCCGGGCTGAAACACCTCAACCGGCTCGAACAGGTGCTGGCCGCCGCGGAAGTCGCGGCCGCGGGTTGGGACGAGGGCCTGATGCTCGACGAAACCGGCCTGGTGATCGAAGCCACGCGACACAACGTATTTTTTCTCCGTGCCGGCCGGATCTGCACGCCCCCCCTGGCACACGCGGGCGTCGCGGGGGTGATGCGCCAGCTGGTGATCGAGACCGCGGCTGCGATGGGTATGGGCGGAGATGAGCGGCCGCTCCGTTATGATGAACTGCATGAGATCGACTCGCTGTTCCTGTGTAATGCCGTTGCGGGACCTCGCCGCGTGACTGGCATCGGCACGCGGTCTTACGAGCAGGGAGACGCGCTGGAGCGCCTCCGGCCCGGCCTGGTCGAACGAGGCGTGGCGTGGCTGGCCTGA
- a CDS encoding cyclic nucleotide-binding domain-containing protein: MPGKSLDVAQLKAFSPLDGLKAENLRALAEKTAIQELPGGRFLFRKGDTDRRTIYVISGEIELRDGDRMLSVIEGGTPAARSPLSPGLPRRVSARARSRIEFIVVDSDLLDVMLTWDQTGTYEVSELRGDNLPESDDWMTTLLQTKAFHRIPAANIQAIFMRMQQVNYKAGDVVIKQGDEGDYFYVITDGRCAVTRETPLNKDGIKLADLNPGDTFGEEALISQAKRNATVTMVTDGSLMRLGQEDFNTLMNEPMLQWVDFDQARAIVASSGRWLDVRLPSEFESFHREGAINIPLYFIRLKLKTLDPNTRYVVCCDTGRRSSAAAYILSERGFDVHVLRGGLTMAEAESESQRRKPDEAAS; this comes from the coding sequence ATGCCTGGTAAGTCGCTCGACGTCGCTCAGCTCAAGGCGTTTTCGCCGCTCGATGGCCTCAAGGCCGAAAACCTGCGGGCACTGGCCGAGAAAACGGCGATCCAGGAACTCCCCGGCGGGCGGTTCCTCTTTCGCAAGGGCGATACCGATCGCCGCACGATTTATGTCATCTCGGGCGAGATCGAGCTGCGCGACGGGGACCGCATGCTGTCGGTCATCGAGGGCGGGACCCCCGCTGCCCGGAGCCCGCTGTCCCCCGGCCTCCCCCGCCGCGTCAGCGCACGCGCCCGCAGCCGCATCGAGTTCATCGTCGTCGATTCCGACCTGCTGGACGTGATGCTCACATGGGACCAGACCGGGACCTACGAGGTCAGCGAACTGCGTGGGGACAACCTGCCGGAAAGCGACGACTGGATGACGACCCTGCTCCAGACCAAGGCCTTCCACAGGATCCCGGCGGCCAACATCCAGGCCATCTTCATGCGCATGCAGCAGGTCAATTACAAGGCCGGCGACGTCGTCATCAAGCAGGGCGATGAAGGCGACTATTTCTATGTCATCACGGACGGGCGCTGCGCGGTCACCCGCGAGACGCCGCTCAACAAGGACGGCATCAAGCTGGCGGATCTCAATCCCGGCGACACGTTCGGCGAGGAAGCCCTGATCTCGCAGGCGAAACGCAATGCCACGGTGACGATGGTCACGGACGGGTCGTTGATGCGGCTCGGGCAGGAAGACTTCAACACGCTGATGAACGAACCCATGCTCCAGTGGGTGGATTTCGACCAGGCCCGGGCGATCGTCGCCAGCAGCGGACGCTGGCTGGATGTCCGCCTTCCCTCGGAATTCGAGAGCTTCCACCGCGAAGGCGCGATCAACATCCCGCTCTATTTCATCCGCTTGAAGCTGAAGACGCTCGATCCGAACACCCGCTATGTCGTCTGTTGCGACACGGGGCGACGCAGCAGTGCCGCGGCCTATATTCTCAGCGAACGCGGTTTCGACGTGCATGTGCTGCGGGGTGGCCTGACGATGGCCGAGGCGGAATCCGAGAGCCAGCGCCGCAAGCCCGACGAGGCCGCGAGCTGA
- a CDS encoding aminodeoxychorismate synthase component I: MAARSPAPELLVGALADPGDLLALHRVAPQRYPFLLESAAAGTPQGQCDLLLGAPGDALVLDERGALSGPEAAGDHDFLAALDRWWRAEQCGSDDPWPLAAGGWFVYLGYELAGQVEPGLRLDPPRGLPIAFAVRVGVAVLRDRQTGRCRYMCEDADSLERLHQDLDIARKLPPPDWAGLAGAAIEAPPEMFLSAVRRAREYIIAGDIFQANLSREWRAPLRPDADPAALYERLRTSNPGPFAGLARWGDQAVLSSSPERLLSLRDGVAQTRPIAGTRPRGADAAGDVALEQELIGHPKERAEHVMLIDLERNDLGRICRPGSIEVDQMMVLETYAHVHHIVSNVRGLLADDIGPGTAIRAVFPGGTITGCPKVRCMEIIQELEAGPRGAYTGSMGWLARDGSMDLNILIRTMEMGPDEVRFRAGAGIVFDSTPEAELAETRAKAKGMLLALGAGA, from the coding sequence GTGGCCGCTCGTTCGCCAGCCCCCGAACTGCTGGTCGGTGCCCTGGCCGATCCCGGGGACCTGCTTGCGCTGCACCGGGTCGCGCCGCAGCGCTACCCTTTCCTGCTCGAGAGCGCGGCGGCCGGCACGCCGCAGGGGCAATGCGACCTGTTGCTCGGTGCGCCCGGCGATGCGCTGGTGCTGGATGAGCGGGGCGCGCTCAGTGGCCCCGAGGCGGCCGGGGACCACGACTTTCTCGCCGCCCTGGACCGCTGGTGGCGCGCCGAACAGTGCGGCAGCGACGACCCATGGCCGCTGGCGGCGGGGGGCTGGTTCGTCTATCTCGGCTACGAACTCGCCGGCCAGGTCGAGCCGGGCCTGCGACTCGATCCGCCGCGGGGGTTGCCGATCGCCTTCGCCGTCCGCGTCGGAGTGGCGGTGCTGCGTGACCGGCAGACCGGCCGTTGCCGCTACATGTGTGAGGACGCCGACTCCCTGGAGCGGTTGCACCAGGATCTCGATATCGCGCGAAAACTGCCGCCGCCGGACTGGGCCGGACTCGCCGGAGCGGCGATCGAAGCCCCGCCTGAGATGTTTCTCTCGGCCGTGCGCCGCGCCCGCGAGTACATCATCGCCGGGGACATCTTCCAGGCCAACCTGTCGCGTGAATGGCGTGCCCCCCTGCGACCGGATGCCGACCCCGCCGCCCTTTATGAACGCCTCCGGACGAGCAATCCCGGGCCTTTCGCCGGCCTTGCCCGCTGGGGCGATCAAGCCGTGCTGAGTTCGTCTCCGGAGCGGCTTCTGAGCCTCCGCGACGGCGTGGCCCAGACGCGGCCGATCGCCGGCACGCGGCCGAGAGGCGCCGATGCGGCCGGCGACGTCGCCCTGGAGCAGGAATTGATCGGGCACCCCAAGGAACGTGCGGAGCACGTGATGCTCATCGACCTCGAAAGAAACGATCTCGGCCGCATCTGCCGTCCCGGCTCCATCGAGGTCGACCAGATGATGGTGCTCGAGACCTACGCCCATGTGCACCACATCGTGTCCAACGTGCGCGGCCTGCTGGCCGACGACATCGGCCCGGGCACCGCCATACGCGCGGTATTCCCGGGCGGCACGATCACCGGCTGCCCGAAAGTGCGCTGCATGGAGATCATCCAGGAACTCGAGGCCGGGCCGCGCGGGGCTTACACGGGCTCCATGGGCTGGCTGGCCAGGGACGGTTCCATGGACCTGAACATCCTCATCCGGACCATGGAAATGGGGCCGGACGAGGTGCGTTTCCGGGCCGGCGCAGGCATCGTTTTCGACTCGACGCCGGAAGCTGAGCTGGCGGAGACCCGCGCCAAAGCCAAGGGCATGCTGCTCGCCCTGGGGGCGGGCGCGTGA
- a CDS encoding PilZ domain-containing protein → MSSGKPGLLTLTIKDKSALYLAYMPYVKNGGLFIPTSSNYRLGDEVFMLLNLMGEDEKIPVAGRVIWVTPKGAQGKRTAGIGVQFSEQDRGSTQRRIETYLAGALGGDKPTHTM, encoded by the coding sequence ATGAGTAGCGGGAAACCCGGTCTGCTCACGCTGACCATCAAGGACAAGAGCGCCCTGTACCTGGCGTACATGCCTTATGTCAAAAACGGCGGCCTGTTCATCCCCACCAGCAGCAATTATCGCCTCGGAGACGAGGTCTTCATGTTGCTGAACCTGATGGGCGAGGACGAGAAGATCCCGGTGGCGGGGCGGGTGATCTGGGTGACGCCCAAGGGCGCCCAGGGCAAGCGCACGGCCGGGATCGGCGTGCAATTCAGCGAACAGGACCGGGGCAGCACCCAGCGGCGCATCGAGACTTACCTCGCCGGCGCCCTCGGCGGGGACAAGCCGACCCACACGATGTAG
- a CDS encoding endonuclease/exonuclease/phosphatase family protein has protein sequence MKFLLYNIRYAAGTGARFNLPVPGAGYLRGNFENLNAITEFIKSHSPDVVGLVEVDTGSIRTRMVNQAEAIARRLGHYSSYQCKYGTGSFNNKLPVIRKQANAFLAAPEVHGERFHYFDTGIKRLILELELEDLAIFLVHLSLKYRHRHWQLRHLHDLVKASKKPVIVAGDFNTFWGEHEMYLFMQAAGLRSANVEGLPSYPSQAPRKQLDFILYGRGLRSTGFEVPQVRFSDHLPLIGEFEHQ, from the coding sequence TTGAAGTTCCTCCTCTACAACATCCGCTATGCCGCCGGCACGGGGGCACGATTCAACCTCCCCGTCCCCGGGGCCGGGTATCTGCGCGGCAATTTCGAGAACCTCAACGCGATCACGGAGTTCATCAAGTCCCATAGCCCGGACGTCGTCGGCCTGGTGGAGGTCGATACCGGGTCGATCCGCACCCGGATGGTGAACCAGGCGGAGGCCATCGCGCGGCGCCTCGGCCATTACAGCAGCTACCAGTGCAAGTACGGCACCGGTTCTTTCAACAACAAGCTTCCCGTCATTCGCAAGCAGGCCAATGCCTTCCTCGCGGCGCCAGAGGTGCACGGCGAGCGCTTCCACTACTTCGACACCGGGATCAAGCGGCTGATACTCGAGCTTGAACTGGAGGACCTGGCGATCTTCCTGGTTCATTTGTCGCTCAAGTACCGGCACCGGCACTGGCAGCTGAGGCACCTCCACGACCTGGTCAAGGCGTCGAAAAAGCCCGTGATCGTCGCCGGGGACTTCAACACCTTCTGGGGCGAGCACGAGATGTACCTTTTCATGCAGGCCGCCGGCCTGCGCAGCGCCAACGTCGAGGGATTGCCCTCCTACCCCAGCCAGGCGCCCCGCAAGCAGCTGGATTTCATCCTCTATGGGCGGGGCCTGAGATCGACGGGTTTCGAGGTGCCGCAGGTCCGGTTCTCGGACCATCTGCCCCTGATCGGGGAATTCGAGCACCAGTGA
- the tmk gene encoding dTMP kinase produces MTGATGRQAQRRGRFITLEGGEGVGKSSNLAYVAGLLESAGLDVLRTREPGGTPLAERVRDIIVAASGEAVPPIAELLLVFAARSLHVEGCIRPALEAGRWVLCDRFTDASYAYQGAGRGLGPEPVRWLETQVQEDLRPDLTLLLDADPEVGLARAGARGDADRFEQERGEFFSRVRAGYLERAAAEPERFRVIDASQSLEAVRLEIRNHINTFIQANVFT; encoded by the coding sequence ATGACAGGAGCGACCGGCAGGCAGGCGCAGAGGCGCGGGCGCTTCATCACGCTCGAGGGCGGCGAGGGCGTCGGCAAGAGCAGCAATCTCGCTTACGTGGCCGGGCTCCTGGAAAGCGCGGGTCTCGACGTGCTGCGCACCCGGGAACCCGGCGGGACCCCGCTCGCGGAACGCGTGCGCGACATCATCGTCGCGGCCTCCGGGGAAGCGGTCCCGCCCATCGCGGAGCTGCTGCTGGTGTTCGCCGCCAGGTCGCTGCACGTCGAGGGCTGCATCCGGCCGGCGCTGGAAGCCGGGCGCTGGGTGCTGTGCGACCGGTTCACGGACGCCAGTTATGCCTACCAGGGCGCCGGGCGTGGACTGGGTCCCGAACCCGTGCGCTGGCTCGAAACGCAGGTCCAGGAAGACCTGCGGCCGGACCTGACGCTGTTGCTCGACGCCGACCCGGAAGTGGGCCTGGCCCGGGCGGGCGCCCGCGGCGACGCCGACCGGTTCGAGCAGGAGCGGGGCGAGTTCTTCTCCCGCGTCCGCGCGGGTTATCTCGAGCGCGCCGCCGCCGAGCCCGAGAGGTTCCGCGTCATCGACGCCTCGCAATCGCTCGAGGCGGTGCGCCTCGAAATCAGGAATCACATTAATACATTTATACAAGCCAATGTCTTTACTTGA